In the genome of Streptomyces sp. NBC_00190, one region contains:
- a CDS encoding CAP domain-containing protein encodes MGRHRLHAAPNRGGKRGTALRTGLLGVSVAVALGTAAVTTGMVPVSSSFPYVGIAGSGSADKTEAAAKPTPSRAHSTPEQQGGLANLSGRASAGTGTAAGPSASPSPSASPSTSAPASPSPSASASVPTSAPASASPPPSASAAAKASAKPVAKPVAKASAKPVAKPTAKVPAKPAPVPPKPPVQVPTAAPVPSDGHSAEEAAVVALVNQERAMAGCGPVRANPPLAALAGAFSKDMAVRGFFDHTDPDGSTPWDRAAKAGLSGLGGENIARGQGDAEAVMKAWMNSPGHKANILNCEFRTLGVGAYFAAGGPWWTQDFGF; translated from the coding sequence ATGGGACGCCACCGACTCCACGCCGCACCGAACCGCGGCGGCAAGCGCGGCACCGCCCTGCGCACCGGCCTTTTGGGCGTCTCGGTGGCCGTGGCCCTCGGGACCGCGGCCGTCACCACCGGCATGGTGCCGGTCAGCAGTTCCTTCCCCTATGTGGGGATCGCCGGTTCGGGTTCCGCAGACAAGACGGAGGCAGCGGCGAAGCCCACGCCGAGCCGCGCCCACAGCACGCCGGAGCAGCAGGGGGGTCTCGCCAACCTGTCCGGCCGCGCCTCCGCGGGCACGGGTACCGCCGCCGGCCCGTCGGCCTCCCCGTCCCCTTCCGCCTCCCCCTCCACCTCGGCCCCGGCCTCGCCGAGCCCGTCCGCGTCGGCTTCCGTGCCGACTTCCGCGCCCGCTTCCGCTTCGCCCCCGCCGAGCGCCTCGGCCGCGGCGAAGGCCTCCGCGAAGCCCGTGGCGAAGCCCGTGGCGAAGGCCTCCGCGAAGCCCGTGGCGAAGCCGACCGCCAAGGTCCCGGCGAAGCCCGCTCCCGTACCGCCGAAGCCGCCCGTCCAGGTGCCGACCGCCGCGCCGGTGCCCAGTGACGGCCACTCCGCCGAGGAGGCCGCGGTGGTGGCCCTCGTGAACCAGGAGCGCGCGATGGCCGGGTGCGGTCCGGTCCGGGCGAACCCGCCGCTCGCGGCGCTGGCCGGAGCCTTCAGCAAGGACATGGCCGTCCGCGGCTTCTTCGACCACACCGACCCGGACGGCAGCACCCCCTGGGACCGCGCGGCCAAGGCCGGGCTCTCGGGCCTCGGCGGCGAGAACATAGCCCGCGGCCAGGGCGACGCCGAGGCCGTGATGAAGGCCTGGATGAACAGCCCGGGCCACAAGGCGAACATCCTCAACTGCGAGTTCCGCACCCTGGGCGTCGGCGCCTACTTCGCCGCCGGCGGCCCCTGGTGGACGCAGGACTTCGG
- a CDS encoding acylphosphatase, which translates to MNEDVRLIAWVRGRVQGVGFRWFTRENALEIGGLVGFALNLDDGRVQVVAEGQRENCHRLLDWLQSSDTPGQVNGVTEIWGTPRGGYDGFAIR; encoded by the coding sequence ATGAATGAAGACGTCCGCCTGATCGCCTGGGTGCGAGGCCGTGTGCAGGGAGTGGGCTTCCGCTGGTTCACCAGGGAGAACGCTCTGGAGATCGGCGGGCTCGTCGGCTTTGCGCTCAATCTCGACGACGGGCGAGTGCAGGTGGTGGCCGAAGGTCAACGTGAGAATTGCCACCGGCTGCTCGACTGGCTGCAGTCGTCCGACACGCCCGGCCAGGTGAACGGAGTGACAGAGATCTGGGGCACACCGCGCGGTGGCTACGACGGGTTCGCGATCAGATGA